The genomic segment AACGTTCTTCTGTAAGGACAAGGTTGTCTTTCCTCGTTTGAAGAGCTTTCGTATATATGTTAATCTTAAGATCAGTAACTCTTATCAACATATAGTAATAAGCTACATCAGTTGTTATAGACAATAAAACCCCGTTCATGTCTGCAGAATAAGAGGCAAAGTTATGCCTGGCAGCCCGAACATTATTTCTGTATTTACCCCATAAGTCAATTTCATAATCAAAATCCAAAGGAAGCTGAAAAGTATTAATGATCACACCCGGAAGTTGATTCCCTGTTGTCTGGAATGGATTAGGCCGGTTCTGTGAAAGCTGATTTCTTGTTACTGATGGATTAAAAAGTATTGCAGGAAATAAGTCTGAAGCTGAAAGTTTTATATTGGCTCTTGCTTCGTCCAATCGTGCAACAGCATTTCTGATATCCGGATTGGCTTTTACAGCAATCTCTTCCAGAGAATCAAGTGTGGGATCATTGAATATGGTCCACCAGGCTTGGAAGTTACTATTTATAGTATCTGAAGATTTTTGATAAGTATAAATTTTCCATTGTCCACTCTCATAACTTTCTTTGATCTCTTTTAATCTGCTATTATCAGGACGAAAGGAGCAAGATAATAACAGATATATGTTCAATACCAGTAGGTTCGAGTAAGGACAATGGCGAATAATATGTGCATAGGGTTTCATTGTTTGTTACTTTTGCTTACCTGTATCTTGAGCGAAAGTTGCTTGTTGTTTTCCAACTACATTTACTTTAATTCCATTAGAAAGCTTATCTGTGGGGTTTGTAACTAGCCATTCATCACCGTTGATTCCACTGTATATTGAAAGAAATTTTCCATAATCCCTGGCTATCTTAATCTCTTTAAGTTTGATAGTATTATCTTTATTCAGGGTAGCAACTTCCGTACCTTCTGCTCTTACGATAAGGGTATTTGCAGGAATCAGGACTACCTCACTTTCTCTTGCAGGCTTAAATCTGACTTGCACATACATACCTGGTCTTAGTTTAAGATCTGGATTCTTGACATGGATTTCTGTAAGTAAGGTTCGGCTGGAAGGATCAAGAGCCTCAGCCGTTCTTGCCACTTTTCCAGTAATGATGTATTCTGGATATTTCTCAAGAATAATTTCAGCAGAAATACCTTCTGTTATATTGGCAGAGTATACTTGAGGAACATTTACATATGTTCTTAATAAGTCAATTTGTTCTACTTTAAACATCGGAGTAGTATTTGACGGACTAATAAGACTTCCGAAGTCAACATTTCTTGCGGTGACAATTCCTGCAAAAGGAGCTCTGATTGTTTTAAAGGAAAGCATGGCTTCAGTTTGTCTTACAATAGCCAGATTGGCCTCATAGCTTGTTCTTGCCTGATCTATCTCTTGCTTGGAAACTGCTCCCGGAATCTGCACACTGGAAACTCTGTCGTAGTTCGCTTTTGCGAGCGACAACGAAGCTTTGGTCTGAGCAAGCTGCTGATCTATCTCCGGAGTTTCAATTTCGGCAAGTAACTGATTATTTTTTACTGAGGTCCCGATATCAGTGTACCACTTTTTTATATATCCGTTCACTCGGGCAAAAATTTGAGTCTCTTTATAGGCTCTTACTTCTCCCGGAAGTTCAATAGAGGTAGTATCTTTTGTTCTTATCGCTTTTACCAGAATTACAGGTTGTGTTGAATTGATTTTTATATTTGCTTCTTCATTAAGCATTTTTTTATTTCTGAGCTTTGGTAGCAGGCCGATAAGGAAAAATACTACAAGTATTACTATCAATAATAGTATCGGCAATAATTTTAGTTTACGCTTCTTCATGCAATACTTTTCTTTTTACCTTTAAACACACTATAGAATATCGGAACTATAAAAAGTGTAGTAAAAGTAGCAACAATGAGCCCTCCTATTACTGCTCTTCCAAGTGGAGCGTTTTGTTCACCACCTTCTCCAAGTCCTAAAGACATCGGTAGCATTCCAATAATCATAGCCAGAGCTGTCATAATAACGGGCCTTAATCTCGTATATCCTGCAGATAAAGCGGATTCATATGCATTTTTTCCTGTGAGCATTTCATCGTTTGCAAAAGTAACAAGCAAAATGCTGTTAGAAGTAGCTACTCCCATACACATAATCGCACCCATAAGCGCAGGAACGCTTATAGGTGTTTGTGTGCAGAATAATATCCAGGCTATCCCCGATAATGCTCCTGGAAGTCCAAGCAGTATGATGAAAGGATCCAGCCATGATTGAAAATTGATGACCATAAGCAGATATACCAATAGTATGGCAAAGATCAAACCCAGAGCCAAACCTTTAAAGGAGGAGTTCATACTTTGGACTTGTCCTTTGACTTCTATAGAAGTGCCTCTGGGCAGTTGTGATTTTATTTCATTTATGATTTCATTGATCTTGTCCGATACACTTCCAAGATCTGTATCCTGAACGCTTGCGAATATATCAATAACAGGCTGTACATTATAATGAGATACAAGTCCTGCAGTAACAGATCTGTCAAATTCTGAAAGGTTAGTTAGTAACTGGGGCTGTTTCAACTGACTTGACGTTATCGTTGTTTTCCCCAGATCTTCTATAGAATTTATTTTATATTGAGGTGTTTGAACTGCAACAAAATAACTAATCCCGTTTTTGGGATCTAACCAGAAGTTAGGCGCTGTTTGTCCGCTGGAGGAGAGGGATATCAATACACTATTGGCAACATCTCTTTGGGTTAAACCTATTTGTTGAGCTTTTGTACGGTCGACGTTTACTTTAACCTGGGGAATATTGAAAACTTGGGGAATATATACATCTGTGGCTCCTGGAATTTTAGAAACCTTATCGGCTATTTCGAGAGCTATTCTATAATTGGATTGTTGATCTCTTCCTATTACTTGTATATCTATAGGTGCAGAGATGCCAAAATTAAGAATCTGAGTAACAATGTCAGAAGGAGGGTAGCTAATTTCAAGTCCAGGTATTCTTTCGTTAACAGTCTTTCGAATTTTTTTCATGTAAACTTCTGAAGGAACACTTTGATTTTTTAGTGACACCTGTATTTCACCTTCAAATGATCCTATTGATGAATAACCTCCCCAGGCAAGGTTAATTCCACTATTGGGCAATCCCATATTATCCAGCATCAGATCCAGTTCTTCAGGAGGAATAATTTCCTTGATAATGTCTTCTACCTTGCCAAATATTATTTCCGTTTGCTCTATCCTTGTTCCACTTGGAACTCTTATATGCAGCCTGAATTGTCCAGCATCAACTTTGGGAAAAAAATCTTTTCCAAGGAATGGGAACAATGCAGAGCTGATTATGCAAAAACATATAAAGAGGATAATCGCAAAAGCTTTACCAGAAAGCGCTCCGTCAAGAACCCTTCTATAACGTTCTCTCATTTTCTCAAACCATTTGTCAAACCGCTTATGAATCTTCCATATTGCAGAGTTGGCTTTTGTATCAGGATATCGATGTGGTTGATAAAGATGTAACTCTTTTCCCATAAGGTATTGAATAGAGACGGGTACAAAAGTCCTTGAGAGGAAATAAGAAGCCATCATTGCAAATATTACAGAAATCGCAAGAGGAGAAAACAAAGACTGTGCAACTCCTGAAAGAAAAAAAATAGGAAGAAAAACTATGCAAATTGCAAAGGTACTTACCAACGCAGGTAAAGCTATTTCTTGTGCACTATCAAGTATGCCCTGTTTCAGAGGCTTTTCAAGTATCAGATTTCTTGTAGTATTTTCTATCTCTACTGTGGCATCGTCTACAAGAATTCCTACCGCCAGTGCAAGGCCACCAAGAGTCATGATGTTCAATGTTTGTCCAAGGGCATATAACACTATTATAGAAGTCAGAATACTGAGAGGAATAGAAAGAACAACTACCAGAGTACTTCTCCAGCTTCCAAGGAACAGAAGAATCATTAACCCAGTTAGACATGCGGCAATAACAGCTTCTTTTACGACATTGTTAATTGAAGCTCTCACAAAAAGAGACTGGTCAAAAAGTAATTTTAGTTCAAGCTCATCAGTTACCGTTGATAAAACTTCCGGAAGGGCTTTTTTTACCCGATCAATAATGTCAATTGTAGATGCAGAACCTGCCTTTAATATGGTAAGAAAGCTTCCTCTTTTTCCGTTAAAACGAACAATATTTGTCTGAATGGAATAACCCTCATGTACATAAGCAACATCTTTTACATAGATCACAGCTCCATTGACCTCCTTTATGGGCATATAATTAAGGGCATCAATAACGTCTGTACTGGAGTTAAGTTTAACATCATATTCCTTTTCACCCATTTTTACTGTTCCGGCAGGCAATATCAGGTTTTGTGAAACCAGTGCATTCGAGACATCAGTTGGAGACAGGTTTTTGGCATTGAGAGCTTCTATATCAAGATCGACCATTACATTTCGTTGTTTTCCTCCATAGGGCAACGGTATTTGTGCTCCTTGTACTGTTGCTAATCCGGTGCGGATGAAGTTTGTGGCAATGTCATTAATGGCTTGCTCTGGTAAAGTTTGGCTGCTCAACGCTATCTGCAAAATAGGTACATTGGAAGCGTTGTATCTCAATATTAAAGGCGCGGTTGTTCCAGGAGGAAGAATCCTTAATAAGCTTAATGAACTTGACGCAAGCTGAGCAACTGCTGCTTCCACTTCTGCTCCAGGCTGGAAATAGATTTTGATGACTGAAACTCCCCGATACGATTGAGATTCTATGTGTTCAATGTCATTTACAGTTGTTGTATAGGCTCTTTCACATACTGTTACAATCCTCTGCTCCATCTCTTTAGGTGAAATGCCATTGTAACTCCAAATAACGCTTACTACAGGAATGTTTATGTTTGGAAATATATCAACAGCCATTCTGCTGATAGCCACGAGTCCGAGTATCAGAATCAGCAGTGAAACTACTACAAAAGTATAAGGCCTGTCTAATGCTAATCTTACAATCCACATTTGCAAGTGGGTTTAATTGCTGCACTTGAAGTAACCGTTGGAAAATGTAAAGGTTTTTGTAGACAGAAAAATGTTAAGAATTTATTTAGTTGAAAAAATGATAACAGACTAAAATGCGTATTAATAAAGTGATCTATGAGAGCAATCTTTTTATTTTGGTATTTATGCAGGATAAAGTAACTATTCAAATTTAAATTGATCCAATGGATTAATTTGACAATCCACATTTTAAAATAGGATTAAGTGAGTGAAGGTGTAAATCTTTGAATTTAGGCATAATATGCCTGTTTGTATAAAATTTTTTAGAACAAATAACAGTGAATTATTGAAAAATTGACAAGAGATTTTTTTGAAAAACGTTGGATTATCGGATAAAATCAAAAAAATACTAACGACAACTTGAAATAATTATATTTGAATATAACTTGCTGTTTTTTAGTGTTTTGTATTGTTGTGAGGCAGAATTGTTTTATTTTTTCTTTTTTTTTTACACAACCTTTTCTTTGGCCTTTCAGATTTGAGGCCTAGATAGACCAACGACAAAATTTCGAAGACGACTTGAGAATTTTTAAGCTATATTTTATGACGAAAAGGTTAATTTTCTTACATGGTATTCTGGTGTCTTAGTAGCCCCAAATTAACAATTGTTAGAGGGTAGCGTAAAAATCGACCACTAACAAGTATCAGAAAATTAACCAGATAGCAAATATGAGTAAGAAAAGAATTGTTGGGATGGCTATTGCAATAGCATCTCTGACAAGTTTAGAACCTACAAAGGTTTTCGGTCAAAACCCGACCGAGAGCACAGAAGCAGCTCAGGGAGACCTACTCGAACTCTCATTGGAAGAATTGTTGAATATGAAGATAACTTCCGGATCTTTCCTGGATCTTGATCTTAAAAACTCAGCTCTGAGTTTGACAGTGATTAATCAGGATCAAATCCATCTTTCAGGAGCAAGACATCTTTCCGAATTACTTGAGATTTATGTGCCCGGATTTCAATACATGTACAATAAATGGAATGGTGTTATCTGGGGAATGCGGGGTGTTGCTGCAGACAGAAATACTAAATTCATTTTCCTTGTAAATGGTCATAAGATGAATACTGAGGCAAGAGATGGTGCAAACATGGAGCTTGATCTTGGTATGCTGGGAGATATTGAACGAGTAGAGATTATCCGTGGACCATCTGGTCTTATCTATGGTTCCGGAGCTATTGGAGGTGTAGTGAACATTGTAACAGAGCGTTATAAAAAGGATGAAGTAAAGGCTTCGGTTACTCAGGGAACCTGGAATGGAGAAAACTTTAGCCGTCAATATGAATTGTCTGCTGCCTCTAAAATTAATGAACATTCCAATATAGTTATTACAGGTGGTTACAGACAATCAGATGGTATTGGTACGGAGAGAGGCCGTCTATATGGAAGACCTCACTGGCCTTATCCTCAGTGGATGGAAAATCCTCCTGCCGATGGAGTCCCAACTTCAGGTAGTGCTTGGTCAACTCCTGGTAACTATCGATTCGGCGTTGATTACAATTACAAAAATTTCAGATATTATAGCCGTTACACACATCAGGTAACAAATGCTTCTGGCTATTTCCCTGTTGACGGATGGCCGGATTTTGTAAATTCAGATACCCTTGCCCCGGATCGAATGATAGACGGGCAGCTGCGAAACATAAAAGGATTTTATGGACAAATCGAACCAGGTAACACTAACAGAAGACAATATGTAATAAACAACTTTACTAATCAATTTTCATACGAACTTCCCGTTAAAGACAATAGCGTAATTCTGAATGCTGGCTTCGATATGAATACAAACCGTATTCAGCTCGAAGATATGAAGAGCGCTGTTGTTGCTTCTGCTAACAGTTATTCATCAGACAGACATCCTTGGAGAGTTGAGACTTTTGGTGAACGCAGATATAATGCTTCTGCCATGTATATGCTTAAAACAGTTCCGAAATTGCAACTTGCAGTTGGTTACCAATTTAGATTATTTGACATTGGTAAAGATATGGCAGGTTACAACTCTCAGGATGAAAAAAGAAGTCACCCGATTGTATCGGATGTAATATATACCAACCATGCAGTTTTCGCTGAAGGTATATATAAGTTGTCTGAAAAATTGAATGCTCAGTTTGGTTTAAGATATGACAGACACACACGTACAGCGCAATTCGGAGGCGTAGTAACTCCTAAGATTGCACTTGTAGCAAAAGCGAATGAGAACAATATCTTTAAAGTGATGTACCAGACATCAGCAAATAATGGTAACGCAGACAACTATGAGTTTAATAGGAACACAATTGGAGACGATGGACAGCCATTTGCAGGAAATGACTATCACTATGAAAAACCATACGAGAAACCAGGGCCAAATTCAACTCCGATTCCTCCTGTAACTACCGAAATCCTTCACAGGTTGAAGCCTGAAAGATCCAGTTCAATTGAATTAACTTCGGTGCACTCTTTACTTGATAATCGTCTTAGCGTATTGCCATCACTTTCATACAATACAGTGAAAGACCTGTTTACATGGAACCAGCAAATATTCAGAGTAGTTAACTCAGGATCTTATAGCTTTATGAATGCTGAACTTGATATACGCTACAATTCTTCAAATGTAACTTTGGGAATTAACCATGTTTTATCAAAAATTGCGAATACAAAGGTTGCCGATTACTACGAAGAATATCAGTTGAATGTATTCAATGGTTATGATTCTGCATCTGTAGGAAATGGTGTTTATAAATATACTCCTAAACCAGTGAAGAGCAATGTAGATCCTACAAAAGACTCTGTTACTACGGTTCGTATCAACTCAATCCGTGATCAGATTACCGTGGATGGAAAGAACTTCCTGAACCTTGTTTCAAACATCACAAAGATTTATCTTGATTACAAGCCAACAAGCTGGTTGACACTTCATACAGATGCAAGATTATTCTGGGGATTGACCGGACGTCGTGATATTCATACATATAGCACAGCTAATCAAAACAATCCAATTCTTGCTGATTATGGCTCTTCTTATGGATACAATAATCAATATCCTTATCTTGGAATTCATAACAGCCTAATGGTAAAATGGAACTTGAGTGTGAACATTCAGGCTAATGAAAAATTATCATTCTCGGTTTATGCTTATGACATCCTTTCCGGAGCAAGATCTATCAATTCTCTGAGATGGCAACAGTCTGGTAATTCAATGGAACATACAGACCTTTTTGGTGTAGACAGAACTTCATTTGCAGTAAAACTTAACTACAAATTTGGTCTATAAGAAGCGAAAGCTGAAAGTATAAAGTTGAAAGTTGAAAGTTTTAATAACTTTTAACTTTCAACTTTTGCTTTATAATGATATACTCTAATTTTTTGACAGAAGCTCGGGCCATTAAATACTTTGCGTTATCTACCTGTTTTTTTTAAAACTTTTAACTTTACACTTTCAGCTTTTAACTTAAAGAAGTGTTCCCTTCAGAAATAAAAAAGCCATGGAGAAATATATGATAATGCCTGTAACATCTACTATGGTTGCTACAAATGGTGCGGAAGAAACAGCTGGATCAAAGCCAAGGCTCTTTAAAAAAATCGGAAGCATAGATCCGGAAATTGTTCCCCATAACACGACACCTATAAGAGAAAAGCCAACAGTGGATGCTATTTTTAACGAATGTTCTCCGTAAGTATGAAACAGAGTGCTCCAGATAATAACCCTTAAAAAACCAATAAGACCAAGTATTAGTCCAAGCATTATACCAGAAATTATTTCCCTTTTGAAAACTTTCAACCAGTCTGACTTGCTAACTTCTTCCAATGCCAAAGCTCTTGTAATAATAGTCGCAGCCTGGGAGCCTGAGTTTCCTCCGCTTGATATAATTAATGGAATAAATAAGGCTAATACTACTGCACTTGCTATTTCGTTTTCAAAGAAACTCATTGCTGAAGCAGTCAGCATTTCACCAATAAATAATATAATAAGCCAGCCTGCTCTTTTTCTTACAAGGGTAGGTAAATTTATTTCAAGATAAGGTTCATCCAGTGCTTCACTACCTCCAAGTTTTTGTATGTCTTCGGTATCTTCTCGTTCAATAACATCTAATACATCATCAGCTGTAACTATACCTAATAACTTGCCATTAAAGTCGGTTACAGGAAGAGCAAATCTGTCTGTTTCCATAAAGGTACTTATTGTTTTTTCCTGATCTGAAGTTGCTTCCAGGCTTACAAACCTATTGTCAACAAGATCACCTATAGTTGATTCGGGCTTTGCAAGAAGTATTTCTCTAATTTTTAAATCATCTATCAGTTTATTGTCCTT from the Sporocytophaga myxococcoides genome contains:
- a CDS encoding efflux RND transporter periplasmic adaptor subunit yields the protein MKKRKLKLLPILLLIVILVVFFLIGLLPKLRNKKMLNEEANIKINSTQPVILVKAIRTKDTTSIELPGEVRAYKETQIFARVNGYIKKWYTDIGTSVKNNQLLAEIETPEIDQQLAQTKASLSLAKANYDRVSSVQIPGAVSKQEIDQARTSYEANLAIVRQTEAMLSFKTIRAPFAGIVTARNVDFGSLISPSNTTPMFKVEQIDLLRTYVNVPQVYSANITEGISAEIILEKYPEYIITGKVARTAEALDPSSRTLLTEIHVKNPDLKLRPGMYVQVRFKPARESEVVLIPANTLIVRAEGTEVATLNKDNTIKLKEIKIARDYGKFLSIYSGINGDEWLVTNPTDKLSNGIKVNVVGKQQATFAQDTGKQK
- a CDS encoding efflux RND transporter permease subunit, with amino-acid sequence MWIVRLALDRPYTFVVVSLLILILGLVAISRMAVDIFPNINIPVVSVIWSYNGISPKEMEQRIVTVCERAYTTTVNDIEHIESQSYRGVSVIKIYFQPGAEVEAAVAQLASSSLSLLRILPPGTTAPLILRYNASNVPILQIALSSQTLPEQAINDIATNFIRTGLATVQGAQIPLPYGGKQRNVMVDLDIEALNAKNLSPTDVSNALVSQNLILPAGTVKMGEKEYDVKLNSSTDVIDALNYMPIKEVNGAVIYVKDVAYVHEGYSIQTNIVRFNGKRGSFLTILKAGSASTIDIIDRVKKALPEVLSTVTDELELKLLFDQSLFVRASINNVVKEAVIAACLTGLMILLFLGSWRSTLVVVLSIPLSILTSIIVLYALGQTLNIMTLGGLALAVGILVDDATVEIENTTRNLILEKPLKQGILDSAQEIALPALVSTFAICIVFLPIFFLSGVAQSLFSPLAISVIFAMMASYFLSRTFVPVSIQYLMGKELHLYQPHRYPDTKANSAIWKIHKRFDKWFEKMRERYRRVLDGALSGKAFAIILFICFCIISSALFPFLGKDFFPKVDAGQFRLHIRVPSGTRIEQTEIIFGKVEDIIKEIIPPEELDLMLDNMGLPNSGINLAWGGYSSIGSFEGEIQVSLKNQSVPSEVYMKKIRKTVNERIPGLEISYPPSDIVTQILNFGISAPIDIQVIGRDQQSNYRIALEIADKVSKIPGATDVYIPQVFNIPQVKVNVDRTKAQQIGLTQRDVANSVLISLSSSGQTAPNFWLDPKNGISYFVAVQTPQYKINSIEDLGKTTITSSQLKQPQLLTNLSEFDRSVTAGLVSHYNVQPVIDIFASVQDTDLGSVSDKINEIINEIKSQLPRGTSIEVKGQVQSMNSSFKGLALGLIFAILLVYLLMVINFQSWLDPFIILLGLPGALSGIAWILFCTQTPISVPALMGAIMCMGVATSNSILLVTFANDEMLTGKNAYESALSAGYTRLRPVIMTALAMIIGMLPMSLGLGEGGEQNAPLGRAVIGGLIVATFTTLFIVPIFYSVFKGKKKSIA
- a CDS encoding TonB-dependent receptor plug domain-containing protein, translating into MSKKRIVGMAIAIASLTSLEPTKVFGQNPTESTEAAQGDLLELSLEELLNMKITSGSFLDLDLKNSALSLTVINQDQIHLSGARHLSELLEIYVPGFQYMYNKWNGVIWGMRGVAADRNTKFIFLVNGHKMNTEARDGANMELDLGMLGDIERVEIIRGPSGLIYGSGAIGGVVNIVTERYKKDEVKASVTQGTWNGENFSRQYELSAASKINEHSNIVITGGYRQSDGIGTERGRLYGRPHWPYPQWMENPPADGVPTSGSAWSTPGNYRFGVDYNYKNFRYYSRYTHQVTNASGYFPVDGWPDFVNSDTLAPDRMIDGQLRNIKGFYGQIEPGNTNRRQYVINNFTNQFSYELPVKDNSVILNAGFDMNTNRIQLEDMKSAVVASANSYSSDRHPWRVETFGERRYNASAMYMLKTVPKLQLAVGYQFRLFDIGKDMAGYNSQDEKRSHPIVSDVIYTNHAVFAEGIYKLSEKLNAQFGLRYDRHTRTAQFGGVVTPKIALVAKANENNIFKVMYQTSANNGNADNYEFNRNTIGDDGQPFAGNDYHYEKPYEKPGPNSTPIPPVTTEILHRLKPERSSSIELTSVHSLLDNRLSVLPSLSYNTVKDLFTWNQQIFRVVNSGSYSFMNAELDIRYNSSNVTLGINHVLSKIANTKVADYYEEYQLNVFNGYDSASVGNGVYKYTPKPVKSNVDPTKDSVTTVRINSIRDQITVDGKNFLNLVSNITKIYLDYKPTSWLTLHTDARLFWGLTGRRDIHTYSTANQNNPILADYGSSYGYNNQYPYLGIHNSLMVKWNLSVNIQANEKLSFSVYAYDILSGARSINSLRWQQSGNSMEHTDLFGVDRTSFAVKLNYKFGL
- the mgtE gene encoding magnesium transporter, producing MEKSELLQNETGEAFLAFAEEVPPEEIGKLFNELQKDFLQEEEKLKILFSAIPFPKNARTFEHLDFDLQNKILEIAPLNLTSSLLNELSPDDRTRLFSEMPKESLAKWLSMLSVQERKDALKLLEYPSESIGRLMTTDYIAVRPEWTCEKTIKFIRDFGLNSETINFIYVVDKDNKLIDDLKIREILLAKPESTIGDLVDNRFVSLEATSDQEKTISTFMETDRFALPVTDFNGKLLGIVTADDVLDVIEREDTEDIQKLGGSEALDEPYLEINLPTLVRKRAGWLIILFIGEMLTASAMSFFENEIASAVVLALFIPLIISSGGNSGSQAATIITRALALEEVSKSDWLKVFKREIISGIMLGLILGLIGFLRVIIWSTLFHTYGEHSLKIASTVGFSLIGVVLWGTISGSMLPIFLKSLGFDPAVSSAPFVATIVDVTGIIIYFSMAFLFLKGTLL